Proteins encoded within one genomic window of Felis catus isolate Fca126 chromosome C1, F.catus_Fca126_mat1.0, whole genome shotgun sequence:
- the LORICRIN gene encoding loricrin isoform X2 yields MSHQKKQPTPMPPVGCGKTSGGGGGGGGGGGGSGCGGYSGGGGGSSCGGYSGGGGGSSCGGYSGGGGGGGGSSGSVKYSGGGGSCGGGGGSSCGGGGGSSCGGYSGGGGGSSCGGGGSSCGGYSGGGGGSSCGGYSGGGGGSGQQVQCQSYGSISSGGCGGGSSGCGSGGGSSGCGGGGGSSGCGGGGGSSGCGGAGYFSSQQTTQTSCMPQQSYGGGSSCAGGGGSSGGGGSCFSSGGGSSCGGGSGSSGGGGGCFSSGGGSSCGGGGSSGGGSGGGKGVPICHQTQQKQAPTWPSK; encoded by the exons ATGTCTCACCAGAAAAAGCAGCCCACCCCCATGCCCCCAGTGGGCTGCGGGAAGACCtccggcgggggcggcgggggcggcggaggcggcggagGCTCCGGTTGCGGAGGCTACTCTGGAGGCGGCGGAGGCTCCAGCTGCGGAGGCTACTCAGGAGGCGGCGGAGGCTCCAGCTGCGGGGGCTActcaggcggcggcggcggcggcggcggttcCAGCGGGAGTGTGAAGTACTCCGGGGGTGGTGGCAGCTGTGGGGGCGGCGGAGGCTCCAGCTGCGGAG GCGGCGGAGGCTCCAGCTGCGGAGGCTACTCCGGGGGCGGTGGAGGCTCCAGCTGCGGAGGTGGAGGCTCCAGCTGCGGGGGTTActccgggggcgggggaggctcCAGCTGCGGGGGCTACTCCGGGGGCGGCGGAGGCTCCGGGCAGCAGGTTCAGTGCCAGAGTTATGGAAGCATCTCTAGCGGCGGCTGCGGCGGGGGCTCCTCCGGCTGCGGGAGCGGCGGGGGCTCCTCCGGctgcgggggcggcgggggctcCTCCGGctgcgggggcggcgggggctcCTCCGGCTGCGGGGGAGCTGGCTACTTCTCCTCGCAGCAGACCACCCAGACCTCCTGCATGCCGCAGCAGAGCTACGGAGGGGGGTCTTCCTGCGCTGGGGGCGGCGGCTCCTCTGGAGGCGGCGGCAGCTGCTTCTCCAGTGGTGGGGGGTCGTCCTGCGGTGGGGGCAGCGGCTCCtccgggggcggcggcggctgctTCTCCAGTGGTGGGGGGTCGTCCTGCGGTGGAGGCGGCAGCTCCGGTGGGGGCTCCGGAGGTGGCAAGGGCGTCCCGATCTGCCACCAGACCCAGCAGAAGCAGGCGCCTACTTGGCCAAGCAAATAA
- the LORICRIN gene encoding loricrin isoform X1, protein MSHQKKQPTPMPPVGCGKTSGGGGGGGGGGGGSGCGGYSGGGGGSSCGGYSGGGGGSSCGGYSGGGGGGGGSSGSVKYSGGGGSCGGGGGSSCGGGGGSSCGGYSGGGGGSSCGGSSSGGGGGSSCGGYSGGGGGSSCGGGGSSCGGYSGGGGGSSCGGYSGGGGGSGQQVQCQSYGSISSGGCGGGSSGCGSGGGSSGCGGGGGSSGCGGGGGSSGCGGAGYFSSQQTTQTSCMPQQSYGGGSSCAGGGGSSGGGGSCFSSGGGSSCGGGSGSSGGGGGCFSSGGGSSCGGGGSSGGGSGGGKGVPICHQTQQKQAPTWPSK, encoded by the coding sequence ATGTCTCACCAGAAAAAGCAGCCCACCCCCATGCCCCCAGTGGGCTGCGGGAAGACCtccggcgggggcggcgggggcggcggaggcggcggagGCTCCGGTTGCGGAGGCTACTCTGGAGGCGGCGGAGGCTCCAGCTGCGGAGGCTACTCAGGAGGCGGCGGAGGCTCCAGCTGCGGGGGCTActcaggcggcggcggcggcggcggcggttcCAGCGGGAGTGTGAAGTACTCCGGGGGTGGTGGCAGCTGTGGGGGCGGCGGAGGCTCCAGCTGCGGAGGCGGCGGAGGCTCCAGCTGCGGAGGCTACTCCGGGGGCGGCGGAGGCTCCAGCTGCGGAGGCTCCAGCAGCGGAGGCGGCGGAGGCTCCAGCTGCGGAGGCTACTCCGGGGGCGGTGGAGGCTCCAGCTGCGGAGGTGGAGGCTCCAGCTGCGGGGGTTActccgggggcgggggaggctcCAGCTGCGGGGGCTACTCCGGGGGCGGCGGAGGCTCCGGGCAGCAGGTTCAGTGCCAGAGTTATGGAAGCATCTCTAGCGGCGGCTGCGGCGGGGGCTCCTCCGGCTGCGGGAGCGGCGGGGGCTCCTCCGGctgcgggggcggcgggggctcCTCCGGctgcgggggcggcgggggctcCTCCGGCTGCGGGGGAGCTGGCTACTTCTCCTCGCAGCAGACCACCCAGACCTCCTGCATGCCGCAGCAGAGCTACGGAGGGGGGTCTTCCTGCGCTGGGGGCGGCGGCTCCTCTGGAGGCGGCGGCAGCTGCTTCTCCAGTGGTGGGGGGTCGTCCTGCGGTGGGGGCAGCGGCTCCtccgggggcggcggcggctgctTCTCCAGTGGTGGGGGGTCGTCCTGCGGTGGAGGCGGCAGCTCCGGTGGGGGCTCCGGAGGTGGCAAGGGCGTCCCGATCTGCCACCAGACCCAGCAGAAGCAGGCGCCTACTTGGCCAAGCAAATAA